From Penaeus monodon isolate SGIC_2016 chromosome 6, NSTDA_Pmon_1, whole genome shotgun sequence, the proteins below share one genomic window:
- the LOC119574187 gene encoding E3 ubiquitin-protein ligase HECTD1-like isoform X18, with protein MMADVDPETLLEWLQMGQGEERDMQLIALEQLCMLLLMSDNVDRCFESCPPRTFLPALCRIFLDECAPDNVLEVTARAITYYLDVSAECTRRITTVEGAIKAMCNRLVVADVTSRTSKDLAEQCIKVLELICTREAGAVFEAGGLNCVLSFIRDNGHLVHKDTLHSAMHLVSRLCGKMEPADPGLAPCVESLSTLLRHEDQHVADGALRCFASLADRFTRRAQDPAPLAQHCLVTHLLARLAGAAPQPAPGAAAAAPGAPAATPENSKTSASVSTVISLLSTLCRGSPSITHNLLRSELPDAIEKALQGDERCVLDTMRLVDLLLVLLFEGRKALPKSGMSTVASRLPGLRRMDSSGEKTHRQLIDCIRSKDTDALIDAIDSGGIEVNFMDDVGQTLLNWASAFGTQEMVEFLCERGADVNKGQRSSSLHYAACFGRPQIAKVLLRHGANPDLRDEDGKTPLDKARERNDEGHREVAAILQSPAEWLVVADGKSTISSQDKKTVEEGNSANIEGEAEIGEPRGDVEMAPVYLSRLLPVFCHTFQATMVHTVRKASLSILRKMVHYIPAPLLHQVCGGEGTTISTSTNNINASTSTANTLLGSQLVEVIALVLGNEEDEDGHLVALQMVDDLLSKAAPLLLEHCARLGVISKVGSLAGPSDPPIEEYSSKGKDDQEQLTLGELLTSSHLFGLHRKEGDEPGMEDAKEVVPGKAYHWRDWCVARGRDCLYIWSDAAALELSNGSNGWFRFILDGKLATMYSSGSPEGGSESTENRSEFLEKLQRAKSAVRPGSPSQPVLSTPGPARLVIGNWSLQCKKEGELHIHNSDGQQQATILREDLPGFIFESNRNTKHSFTAETSLGPEFHAGWTGRRGKRFRSKVEAMKQKVKGLARDVYEKYFKAAQTQPRGVVAKLGNIVAQIERACQKQVSNKNSGEWTEILRAAVEDLVTLLRDESTVSAYELHSSGLVQALLTLLSPGTAQHIPEDNRQVSQRRLNKMIKQRRNVFKSCFKDKVDEETATISTSVSPGTQLVRKLVSVLESAEKLPLYIYDIPGAGSGLQVLSRRLRFRLERAPGESSLIDRNGRTLKMEPLATVEQLERYLLKMVAKQWYDFDRASFAFVRKLKEGQKLTFKCNRDFDENGIIYWIGTNAKTAYEWVNPASVGLVVVTSSEGRNLPYGRLEDILSRDPSALNCHTNDDKRAWFAIDLGVWFVPSAYTLRHARGYGRSALRNWMFQVSKDGMTWTTLYTHVDDCSLNEPGSTHTWFIQPQQDEKTGWRHVRIQQTGKNASGQTHYLSLSGLELYGTVTGVCEDLGRAAKEAEANLRRQRRLVKSQHMVVGARVVRGLDWKWRDQDGNPPSEGTITGELHNGWIDVTWDHGASNSYRMGAEGKYDLKLAPGYDPESPQVSIVSTGISSSSSNTSTTSAPASSIPTITTAIKTTKVVSTEVSQGTSVLTSRKCSSTPSLPQATTDTHKHSVAASEQAASDDNLTAKAAETVAENVLSVASAEALLSVEGSGRDKGSELATLVQSLSLHDRDLTSDFSDAMSSLESVLNTSDIKSGSGLLSTAQSYPTLTSSTTSTTSTTTTGAAASSTTNQPSTNLATFPHGLTMSLTSTSSDSEQVSLEDFLESCRASTLLAELTDDELPDPDDDENDDDDNDDDDDDYEEEEECYEVSVRNGKRRGWDDEFVIKRQFPALIPAFDPRPGRTNVNQTQDLEIPAPGTEDHLCDAPTEVVSGPRLSLTLRGPNLPGIPEVDVPITKSSSTIFSVVQTLVNTANFPSRQERLRRIWEPTYTLVYGEAREDEGTEGETSGHQSFQRRSSRTNILTEAAGSTHPGSTSTTATGDPSVEDVLQLLRQLFILGQDSAAAEKTDSPMDTLGVRCEEFESKKVGNKLVQQVGEAVVLACGALPSWCEDLTYATPMLFPFDTRHLYFNCTAFGPERSLVWLQSQRDVSVERRGGLRRDDPHEYRVGRLKHERVTVPRGPNLLQWAQQVMHIHAARKSILEVEFREEEGTGLGPTLEFYALVAGELQRADLGMWLCDDQTADPITPPALDGGNGNGDSQARPPGYYIRRQGGLFPAPLPQDSSVCDKAVELFTFLGIFLAKTLQDNRLVDLPLSRPFLKLMCHGEFANVKDRGIAGSAIKPRGGLSSLPAEEDLMTSSIISEESEKELELDPPKYRITDTQPWFTGLLTLEDLCEVDEERGGFLQQLKSLVAIKQQIVNDTSITEEDRRLQLHNLALPLPSSSQGAGPPAVRLEDLCLTMQYAAPSRHLGYTSIELRSGGSDQEVTLDNVEDYLDLTLNWALESGIRRQLEAFRAGFCQVFPLKKLGAFSPDELRLMLCGDQAPMWTREDILAYTEPKLGYTRDSPGFLRLVNILVGLTAEERKAFLQFTTGCSSLPPGGLANLHPRLTVVRKVDAGDGSYPSVNTCVHYLKLPDYSSENIMKERLLAATREKGFHLN; from the exons GTGCAGCACCCCAGCCTGCTCCaggggctgctgctgctgctccagGTGCACCTGCTGCCACGCCAGAAAACTCAAAGACATCTGCATCTGTCTCCACTGTGATCTCCCTGCTCTCCACACTTTGTAGAGGCTCACCCAGTATTACTCAT aatCTGTTGAGATCTGAACTACCTGATGCCATAGAGAAAGCCCTACAAGGAGATGAGCGCTGTGTGCTGGACACCATGCGCTTAGTAGACCTATTGCTGGTGCTGCTTTTTGAAGGGCGAAAAGCCCTGCCGAAGTCAGGGATGAGCACTGTGGCAAGCCGTCTGCCAGGGCTGAGGAGAATGGACAGTTCTGGAGAGAAGACTCATCGTCAGCTTATAGATTGCATTAGAAGTAAAGATACAGATGCTCTCATAGATGCCATAGACAGTGGAGGTATTGAAGTGAATTTTATGGATGATGTGGGTCAGACCCTCCTCAACTGGGCATCAGCCTTTGGTACTCAGGAGATGGTGGAGTTCCTTTGTGAAAGAGGTGCTGATGTTAATAAAG GCCAAAGATCATCCTCTCTTCACTATGCAGCATGCTTCGGCCGCCCACAAATAGCCAAAGTTTTATTGCGTCACGGTGCAAACCCTGACCTCCGGGATGAAGATGGGAAGACTCCCTTAGATAAAGCAAGGGAAAGAAATGATGAAGGTCACAGAGAAGTTGCAGCCATCCTGCAGAGCCCAGCTGAATGGCTGGTAGTGGCAGATGGAAAG TCTACTATCTCCTCACAGGATAAGAAAACAGTAGAAGAGGGAAACAGTGCAAATATTGAAGGCGAGGCAGAAATTGGAGAACCACGTGGTGATGTGGAAATGGCACCAGTGTACCTCAGTCGTCTTCTTCCTGTGTTCTGTCACACCTTCCAAGCCACAATGGTCCACACAGTTCGGAAGGCTTCGCTTAGTATTTTAAGGAAGATGGTACATTATATACCTGCACCACTGCTTCATCAG GTTTGTGGTGGTGAGGGGACAACAATCAGCACAAGCACTAACAATATCAATGCAAGTACCAGTACTGCCAACACCCTTCTGGGCTCGCAGTTAGTGGAGGTCATTGCTCTTGTCCTTGGcaatgaggaagatgaagacggTCACCTGGTGGCGCTGCAGATGGTAGATGACCTCTTGAGCAAGGCTGCCCCTTTGCTGTTGGAACACTGTGCTCGTCTGGGGGTCATCAGTAAAGTAGGGTCATTGGCAGGCCCATCTGACCCGCCCATTGAAGAATATAGCTCAAAGGGCAAGGATGATCag GAGCAGCTCACGCTTGGTGAACTCCTTACAAGCAGTCACTTGTTTGGACTTCATCGTAAG GAGGGAGATGAGCCAGGTATGGAGGATGCCAAGGAGGTGGTTCCTGGGAAGGCCTACCACTGGCGGGACTGGTGTGTGGCCCGGGGAAGGGACTGCCTCTACATTTGGAGCGATGCAGCCGCACTAGAGCTGTCCAATGGATCAAATGGCTGGTTCCGCTTCATCCTGGACGGGAAGCTGGCCACCATGTACTCGTCGGGGAGCCCTGAGGGGGGATCAGAGAGCACAG AGAACCGCAGTGAATTTCTAGAGAAGCTTCAGCGGGCCAAGTCAGCTGTGAGACCGGGGAGCCCCAGCCAGCCTGTTTTGTCCACTCCAGGGCCTGCACGATTGGTCATTGGGAACTGGTCTTTGCAGTGCAAGAAG GAGGGTGAGCTTCACATCCACAACTCTGACGGTCAGCAACAAGCCACTATCTTGAGAGAAGACCTGCCTGGCTTCATTTTTGAGAGTAACAGGAACACCAAGCACTCCTTCACAGCTGAAACATCCCTGGGCCCAGAGTTCCATGCTGGGTGGACAGGACGGCGAGGAAAGAGGTTCCGATCTAAAGTGGAGGCAATGAAACAGAAG GTCAAAGGTTTAGCCCGTGATGTTTACGAAAAATACTTCAAAGCAGCACAGACGCAGCCACGTGGGGTGGTAGCCAAATTAGGAAATATTGTGGCACAAATTGAAAGGGCTTGTCAGAAACAG GTTAGTAACAAGAACAGTGGAGAATGGACGGAGATCCTGAGAGCTGCAGTCGAGGACCTAGTCACCCTCCTGCGCGATGAAAGCACAGTCTCTGCTTATGAGTTACATTCTTCTGGCCTCGTTCAAGCTCTTCTAACGCTTCTCAGCCCAGGCACAGCTCAGCATATCCCTGAGGACAACAGACAGGTTTCCCAGCGACGACTCAACAAGATGATCAAGCAGCGGAGAAATGTCTTCAAGAGCTGCTTTAAG GACAAAGTAGATGAAGAGACAGCCACAATTAGCACTTCTGTAAGCCCTGGGACACAGCTTGTACGCAAACTGGTGTCAGTGCTAGAGAGTGCTGAAAAActaccattgtatatatatgacattcctGGAGCTGGTTCGGGCCTGCAGGTGTTGAGTAGACGTCTTAGATTTAGACTCGAAAGAGCACCTGGAGAGAGCTCTCTGATTGACAGGAATGGAAGAACCTTGAAG ATGGAACCACTGGCCACAGTTGAGCAACTTGAGCGATACCTTCTAAAAATGGTTGCAAAGCAGTGGTATGATTTTGATAGAGCCTCCTTTGCTTTTGTCCGCAAACTGAAGGAGGGCCAGAAACTCACATTTAAATGCAACAGAGATTTCGATGAGAATGGCATTATTTATTGGATTGGAACAAATGCAAA GACTGCATATGAATGGGTGAATCCAGCGTCTGTTGGCCTAGTGGTAGTGACCTCTAGTGAGGGGCGCAATCTTCCCTATGGACGTCTAGAAGATATACTTAGCCGTGACCCATCAGCCTTGAACTGCCACACCAATGATGATAAGCGAGCCTGGTTTGCTATTGATCTTGGTGTATGGTTTGTGCCGTCAGCTTATACTCTCCGACATGCAAGAGGTTACGGCAGATCAGCCCTTCGTAACTGGATGTTCCAG GTTTCTAAAGATGGCATGACTTGGACAACCTTGTACACTCATGTGGATGATTGCTCACTCAATGAGCCAGGTAGCACTCACACATGGTTCATTCAGCCACAACAAGATGAAAAG ACTGGATGGAGACACGTACGTATTCAGCAAACAGGTAAAAATGCATCTGGTCAGAcccattacctctctctctctgggcttgAGCTCTATGGCACAGTCACAGGTGTTTGTGAGGACCTGGGCAGAGCAGCCAAGGAAGCAGAGGCAAATTTGCGAAGGCAGAGGAGACTGGTGAAGTCACAG CACATGGTAGTTGGAGCACGTGTGGTACGTGGACTAGACTGGAAGTGGCGTGACCAGGATGGCAACCCCCCAAGCGAAGGAACCATTACAGGCGAACTTCATAATG GCTGGATTGACGTCACCTGGGATCACGGAGCCTCCAACAGCTACCGCATGGGTGCAGAGGGCAAGTATGATCTCAAGCTGGCCCCTGGCTATGATCCTGAGTCTCCTCAGGTGTCCATTGTGTCCACAGGCATCAGCAGTTCATCCAGCAACACCTCCACCACATCTGCACCTGCTTCGTCAATACCCACAATCACCACAGCCATAAAGACCACCAAG GTGGTAAGCACAGAAGTCAGCCAAGGTACAAGTGTACTCACAAGTCGCAAGTGTAGCTCGACACCTTCACTACCTCAggcaaccacagacacacacaaacactctgtGGCGGCATCCGAGCAGGCAGCATCTGATGACAATCTCACTGCAAAG GCTGCTGAGACAGTTGCAGAAAATGTGCTGAGTGTGGCCAGTGCTGAGGCTCTCCTGAGCGTGGAAGGCAGTGGGCGGGACAAAGGCTCAGAATTAGCCACCCTAGTACAGTCACTCAGCCTGCATGACCGTGACCTCACCTCTGATTTCTCCGATGCCATGTCCTCTTTGGAGTCTGTGCTCAATACCTCTGATATCAAATCTG GATCTGGGCTCCTGAGCACAGCGCAGAGCTACCCGACATTGACCTCCAGCACCACCTCAACTACCTCCACCACTACCACGGGCGCTGCGGCTTCCTCCACCACCAACCAGCCCTCTACCAACCTAGCCACCTTCCCCCACGGCCTGACCATGAGCCTCACCTCAACGTCCAGTGACTCGGAACAAGTTAGCCTAGAG GATTTCCTTGAAAGCTGTCGGGCAAGTACACTGCTTGCAGAGTTGACAGATGATGAACTGCCGGatcctgatgatgatgaaaatgatgatgatgacaatgatgacgatgatgatgattatgaggaagaagaggagtgctATGAAGTCAGT GTCCGTAACGGCAAGAGAAGAGGGTGGGATGATGAGTTTGTCATAAAGAGACAATTCCCAGCTCTCATTCCAGCCTTTGACCCTCGTCCAGGACGTACTAATGTAAACCAAACGCAGG ATCTGGAGATTCCAGCCCCAGGCACGGAGGACCACTTATGCGATGCGCCAACAGAGGTGGTAAGCGGACCTCGGCTCAGTCTCACTCTGAGGGGACCCAATCTCCCTGGGATACCAGAAGTTGATGTGCCCATTACTAAGAGTTCTTCAACCATCTTTAGTGTTGTTCAGACTTTAGTGAACACTGCCAATTTCCCTTCACGTCAGGAGAGATTGAGACGGATTTGGGAGCCAACGTACAC TCTTGTCTATGGTGAGGCTCGTGAAGATGAGGGCACAGAAGGGGAAACCTCTGGCCACCAATCCTTCCAACGTCGCAGTTCCCGAACCAACATCCTCACTGAAGCCGCGGGCTCAACACACCCCGGCAGCACAAGCACTACTGCCACTGGGGATCCTTCAGTGGAGGATGTGCTACAGCTGCTACGTCAGTTATTTATTTTAGGACAGGATAGTGCTGCAGCAG aAAAAACAGATTCACCAATGGATACATTAGGAGTAAGGTGCGAAGAGTTTGAATCCAAGAAAGTTGGAAATAAGCTAGTCCAGCAG gtgGGAGAGGCTGTTGTCCTGGCCTGCGGTGCACTTCCGTCATGGTGCGAAGACTTGACCTATGCGACTCCCATGCTGTTTCCCTTTGACACTAGACACCTTTACTTCAACTGCACTGCATTTGGTCCAGAGAG ATCCTTGGTGTGGCTCCAAAGTCAACGCGACGTTAGTGTCGAACGTCGTGGAGGCTTGAGACGAGATGACCCACATGAATACAGGGTGGGACGGCTCAAGCACGAGAGGGTCACTGTTCCTCGTGGCCCCAATCTGTTGCAGTGGGCTCAGCAG GTCATGCACATTCATGCAGCACGCAAATCTATCCTTGAGGTTGAATTCCGTGAAGAGGAAGGCACTGGCTTGGGCCCCACTCTGGAATTCTATGCACTGGTGGCAGGAGAGCTACAGCGTGCTGACCTTGGAATGTGGCTGTGTGATGACCAGACTGCAGACCCCATCACCCCCCCAGCTCTTGATGGGGGTAATGGGAATGGGGATTCTCAGGCCAGACCTCCAGGATATTACATCCGTCGCCAGGGAGGCCTCTTCCCTGCTCCCCTTCCTCAGGATAGCTCTGTTTGTGACAAAGCTGTTGAATTATTCACCTTCTTGGGAATATTCCTTGCCAAGACTTTGCAGGATAACAGACTTGTGGACTTGCCATTGTCTCGTCCTTTCCTCAAACTCATGTGCCATGGTGAGTTTGCCAATGTGAAGGACAGAGGCATTGCTGGAAGCGCTATCAAGCCTCGTGGAGGATTGTCGTCTCTGCCTGCAGAGGAGGATCTCATGACCTCCTCTATCATTAgtgaggagagcgagaaggagttGGAATTAGACCCTCCCAAGTACCGCATCACAGATACTCAGCCCTG GTTTACAGGGCTGCTTACCTTAGAGGACTTGTGTGAAGTGGATGAAGAACGGGGAGGATTCTTGCAGCAACTCAAATCTCTCGTGGCCATCAAGCAGCAGATTGTTAATGATACATCCATCACAGAGGAGGATCGGCGCCTCCAGCTCCACAACCTGGCCCTTCCATTGCCAAGCAGCAGCCAGGGTGCAGGACCTCCAGCAGTCAGACTAGAGGACCTGTGTCTTACCATGCAGTATGCTGCTCCTTCACGCCACTTGGGTTACACTTCCATTGAGCTCAGGTCAGGAGGATCTGACCAGGAGGTAACCCTAGACAATGTGGAGGATTATCTTGATCTTACCTTGAACTGGGCTCTGGAGAGTGGCATTAGAAGGCAGTTGGAAGCTTTCCGGGCAGGATTCTGCCAGGTGTTCCCTCTAAAGAAACTTGGTGCATTTAGTCCAGATGAATTAAGGCTGATGTTGTGTGGTGACCAGGCACCCATGTGGACACGTGAGGATATCCTGGCTTACACTGAACCCAAGCTAGGATACACAAGAGACTCGCCAGGATTCTTGAGACTGGTGAATATTCTTGTAGGACTTACAGCAGAGGAACGTAAAGCCTTCTTGCAGTTTACAACAGGATGCTCCTCATTGCCTCCTGGTGGCCTGGCCAATCTACATCCTCGCTTGACTGTGGTTCGCAAG GTTGATGCTGGTGACGGCTCCTACCCGTCCGTTAATACATGTGTCCATTACCTGAAGTTACCAGATTACTCTTCGGAAAATATAATGAAGGAAAGGCTCCTTGCAGCCACTCGTGAGAAGGGCTTCCATCTcaactaa